The following proteins come from a genomic window of Yinghuangia sp. ASG 101:
- a CDS encoding S1C family serine protease, translating into MTPVASGARWARGRRAVAVCAVVLALACGGVACSDDGGGDNRGSTAVGTPSAPSVPGIAAVEPPGPARDLEDAYHKVVVNVLPSVVQITTDDGLGSGIVYDNAGNIVTNAHVVGSATQFQVTLATGAQPVSAHLVAAYPPNDVAVIRLDNPPSDLRPASWGDSSALDVGTIVLAMGNPLGLSGSVSEGIVSALGRTQSESADGGGSSAVTIPNLIQTTAAINPGNSGGALVDLNGSVVGIPTLAAASGPNTPAPGIGFAIPSNTAKNLADQMIRDGRVTDSNRAALGITATTVVGRQGGTQGVGVVTVNPDSGAAHAGIQPGDVITAVNGTPTPTQSALSELLAGLKPGDVAKVDLLRADGSTATVDVTLGELP; encoded by the coding sequence GTGACACCGGTGGCGTCAGGGGCGCGGTGGGCACGAGGTCGCAGGGCGGTCGCGGTGTGCGCGGTCGTCCTCGCACTGGCGTGCGGCGGTGTGGCGTGCAGCGACGACGGGGGCGGCGACAACCGCGGCAGTACGGCCGTCGGCACCCCCTCCGCCCCGTCCGTGCCGGGCATCGCCGCGGTCGAGCCCCCCGGCCCCGCGCGCGACCTGGAGGACGCGTACCACAAGGTCGTGGTCAACGTCCTGCCGTCGGTCGTGCAGATCACCACCGACGACGGGCTCGGGTCGGGCATCGTCTACGACAACGCCGGCAACATCGTCACCAACGCGCACGTGGTCGGCAGCGCGACGCAGTTCCAGGTGACGCTCGCGACCGGCGCGCAGCCCGTCAGCGCCCACCTCGTCGCGGCGTACCCGCCCAACGACGTCGCGGTGATCCGGCTCGACAATCCGCCGTCCGACCTGCGCCCCGCGAGCTGGGGCGACTCGTCGGCGCTGGACGTCGGCACGATCGTGCTGGCGATGGGCAACCCCCTCGGCCTGTCCGGCAGCGTCAGCGAGGGCATCGTGTCGGCACTGGGCCGCACGCAGAGCGAATCCGCCGACGGCGGCGGATCGTCCGCCGTGACCATCCCGAACCTGATCCAGACCACCGCGGCCATCAACCCCGGCAACAGCGGCGGCGCCCTCGTCGACCTGAACGGCAGTGTGGTCGGCATCCCGACCCTCGCGGCGGCCAGCGGCCCCAACACCCCGGCGCCCGGCATCGGCTTCGCGATCCCGTCCAACACCGCCAAGAACCTCGCCGACCAGATGATCCGGGACGGCCGCGTCACCGACTCCAACCGCGCGGCACTCGGCATCACCGCGACCACCGTGGTCGGCCGACAGGGCGGCACCCAGGGCGTCGGCGTCGTCACCGTGAACCCGGACAGCGGCGCGGCGCATGCCGGAATCCAGCCGGGCGACGTCATCACCGCCGTCAACGGCACCCCGACCCCGACGCAGTCCGCACTCTCCGAACTGCTCGCGGGCCTCAAACCGGGCGACGTCGCCAAGGTCGACCTCCTGCGCGCCGACGGAAGCACCGCGACGGTCGACGTCACACTCGGCGAACTGCCCTGA
- a CDS encoding nuclear transport factor 2 family protein yields the protein MLSLQEISDRLEIQDLLVRYSHAVDTRQWDLLDDVFTADAHIDYSAVGGSAGDLTATKKFLADVMPMFTAFQHLVANSSVTVDGDTATARTMCHNPMLLPGDDGRQSLMMCGLWYLDTFVRVDGAWRIRSRTEEKSFMYVAPATPAMG from the coding sequence ATGCTCTCGCTGCAGGAGATCTCCGACCGCTTGGAGATCCAGGACCTGCTGGTCCGCTATTCGCACGCGGTCGACACCCGGCAATGGGATCTGCTCGACGACGTGTTCACCGCGGACGCCCACATCGACTACTCGGCGGTGGGCGGTTCGGCCGGGGACCTCACGGCGACGAAGAAGTTCCTCGCCGACGTGATGCCGATGTTCACGGCCTTCCAGCACCTCGTCGCCAACTCGTCGGTCACCGTGGACGGCGACACCGCGACCGCCCGCACGATGTGCCACAACCCGATGCTGCTGCCCGGCGACGACGGTCGGCAGAGCCTGATGATGTGCGGCCTGTGGTACCTGGACACGTTCGTCCGCGTCGACGGCGCGTGGCGCATCAGGTCGCGCACGGAGGAGAAGAGCTTCATGTACGTGGCGCCCGCGACCCCCGCGATGGGCTGA
- a CDS encoding CapA family protein, with product MPLRSPRWIRVIAGGAALALAAGCSLLDGSDDAGGKSGSPVAPVASAGAPTPGAPSPTAPPRPPAVPGTVTIAFGGDVHFSERTEARLAAGPETALGPLHETFARADFAMVNLESAITERGTAEEKLYHFRTPASSLDALAASGVDVVGMANNHAVDYGPVGLQDSLEAARTSALPVIGIGTDTAAAFRPWIAEANGVKVAFVAASQVQDLTNAKYAAGPRKPGIASALTATRLVQAVKEAKAAADVVVVYMHWGIEGQKCPSAEQKTLAQKLADAGAAAVVGTHAHVMQGAGMLGKTYVGYGFGNFLWYGTSPYPDSDDTGVTTLTITHGKVVGEEFTPAFIDGRGVPVPQTGAEAERITRRRDSLRPCTGLTAPPA from the coding sequence GTGCCCCTACGCTCCCCCCGGTGGATCCGGGTCATCGCCGGCGGCGCGGCGCTCGCCCTGGCCGCCGGATGCTCGCTCCTCGACGGCTCCGACGACGCGGGCGGGAAAAGCGGCTCCCCGGTGGCGCCGGTCGCCTCCGCCGGCGCGCCGACGCCCGGCGCACCGAGCCCCACCGCCCCGCCCCGGCCGCCCGCCGTCCCCGGCACCGTGACCATCGCGTTCGGGGGCGACGTGCACTTCTCCGAACGCACCGAGGCGCGGCTCGCGGCCGGCCCGGAGACCGCGCTCGGGCCCCTCCACGAGACGTTCGCGCGCGCCGACTTCGCGATGGTGAACCTGGAGTCGGCGATCACCGAGCGGGGCACGGCCGAGGAGAAGCTGTACCACTTCCGGACCCCCGCCTCGTCCCTCGACGCGCTCGCGGCGTCCGGCGTGGACGTGGTCGGCATGGCCAACAACCACGCCGTCGACTACGGCCCGGTCGGGCTCCAGGACTCGCTGGAAGCCGCCCGCACGTCCGCGCTCCCCGTCATCGGGATCGGCACCGACACCGCCGCCGCGTTCCGGCCGTGGATCGCCGAGGCGAACGGCGTCAAGGTCGCGTTCGTCGCCGCGAGCCAGGTCCAGGACCTCACCAACGCGAAGTACGCCGCCGGTCCCCGCAAGCCCGGCATCGCGTCGGCCCTGACCGCCACGCGCCTGGTCCAGGCGGTCAAGGAGGCCAAGGCCGCCGCCGATGTCGTCGTGGTCTACATGCACTGGGGCATCGAGGGCCAGAAGTGCCCGTCGGCCGAGCAGAAGACCCTCGCCCAAAAGCTCGCGGACGCCGGCGCGGCGGCCGTCGTCGGCACCCACGCCCACGTCATGCAGGGCGCGGGCATGCTCGGCAAGACGTACGTGGGCTACGGCTTCGGGAACTTCCTGTGGTACGGGACCTCCCCCTACCCCGACTCCGACGACACCGGCGTGACCACCCTGACCATCACCCACGGCAAGGTCGTCGGCGAGGAGTTCACCCCGGCGTTCATCGACGGGCGCGGCGTCCCCGTGCCGCAGACCGGTGCCGAGGCCGAGCGCATCACCCGGCGGCGGGATTCCCTGCGGCCCTGCACCGGGCTGACCGCGCCGCCCGCCTGA
- a CDS encoding LLM class flavin-dependent oxidoreductase produces the protein MEFGIFLNGYIPGPAAHDRASEHLALRREMELAVKADKHNWKYLWFGEHHALTEYSHMSAPEVVMGYVAAKTERIHLCTGINSLSPRKEHPVRYAERAAMLDHVTEGRFEWGTGRGAGSHEVASFNIMDTNSTKAEWDEVAREIVRMWEQYDYSFHGEHFTVPTPHNILPKPYGHSHPPIWMACGNPGSFAKAGSLGIGAIAFNFEPIYNLKGRIEAYKEAAENPVEILGDYQNNNVMMTNAVICLGDRRRAREIAISKGRGYLVTMVNLYHDTMPKSADAITWPEPPFDLSQGGDEFLDFAIEAGLMLVGTPEEVCEQIEAYREVGTDQLVFGINDGMSHEENLEMLELFGDQVIPEFDTSPEHSTAVYRRGAQGPKYPPFNGPVDPELRHTVLPESAIIGVDGRRAT, from the coding sequence GTGGAGTTCGGCATCTTCCTGAACGGTTACATCCCCGGCCCCGCTGCGCACGACCGTGCGTCCGAGCACCTGGCGCTCCGGCGCGAGATGGAGCTGGCGGTCAAGGCCGACAAGCACAACTGGAAGTACCTCTGGTTCGGCGAGCACCACGCGCTGACCGAGTACAGCCACATGTCCGCGCCCGAGGTCGTCATGGGCTACGTCGCCGCCAAGACCGAGCGCATCCACTTGTGCACCGGCATCAACAGCCTCTCGCCCCGCAAGGAACACCCGGTCCGGTACGCCGAGCGCGCGGCGATGCTCGACCACGTCACCGAGGGCCGCTTCGAGTGGGGCACCGGCCGCGGCGCGGGCAGCCACGAGGTCGCGTCGTTCAACATCATGGACACCAACTCGACCAAGGCCGAGTGGGACGAGGTCGCCCGCGAGATCGTACGGATGTGGGAGCAGTACGACTACTCCTTCCACGGCGAGCACTTCACCGTGCCGACCCCGCACAACATCCTGCCCAAGCCCTACGGCCACTCCCACCCGCCGATCTGGATGGCGTGCGGCAACCCCGGCTCGTTCGCCAAGGCCGGCTCGCTGGGCATCGGCGCGATCGCGTTCAACTTCGAGCCGATCTACAACCTCAAGGGCCGCATCGAGGCCTACAAGGAAGCCGCCGAGAACCCCGTCGAGATCCTGGGCGACTACCAGAACAACAACGTGATGATGACCAACGCGGTCATCTGCCTCGGCGACCGCCGGCGCGCCCGCGAGATCGCCATCTCCAAGGGCCGCGGCTACCTGGTCACGATGGTGAACCTCTACCACGACACGATGCCGAAGTCCGCCGACGCCATCACGTGGCCCGAGCCGCCGTTCGACCTGTCGCAGGGCGGCGACGAGTTCCTCGACTTCGCGATCGAGGCCGGCCTCATGCTGGTCGGCACGCCGGAGGAGGTGTGCGAGCAGATCGAGGCCTACCGCGAGGTCGGCACCGACCAGCTCGTCTTCGGCATCAACGACGGCATGTCGCACGAGGAGAACCTGGAGATGCTGGAGCTGTTCGGCGACCAGGTCATCCCCGAGTTCGACACCAGCCCCGAGCACTCCACGGCCGTCTACCGGCGGGGCGCGCAAGGCCCCAAGTACCCGCCGTTCAACGGCCCGGTCGACCCCGAGCTGAGGCACACCGTGCTGCCCGAGAGCGCGATCATCGGCGTGGACGGCCGCCGCGCCACCTGA
- a CDS encoding DUF6817 domain-containing protein produces the protein MVVTADAVTLLRELGAEDIGHPGGTLFDHLVRVHDLVTEWGAETPLRLAGLCHAFYGTDGFPVALYGLDRRAELAAAIGAEAERLVYFYASCDRRASYPEIPYEAGEFVDRFTGARVRPEPRLRRAFAELTVANELDIVAATPLFDEFERAALHDRFVRWSALLSPAANAEVERVLG, from the coding sequence ATGGTGGTCACGGCGGATGCGGTCACGCTGCTGCGCGAGCTGGGTGCCGAGGACATCGGCCATCCCGGCGGCACGCTGTTCGACCATCTGGTGCGCGTGCACGACCTGGTGACCGAGTGGGGCGCGGAAACGCCGCTGCGGCTCGCCGGGCTCTGCCACGCCTTCTACGGCACCGACGGCTTCCCGGTCGCGCTGTACGGCCTCGACCGCCGCGCCGAACTCGCCGCGGCCATCGGCGCGGAGGCGGAGCGCCTGGTGTACTTCTACGCCAGTTGCGACCGCCGCGCGTCCTACCCGGAAATCCCGTACGAGGCCGGCGAGTTCGTCGACCGTTTCACCGGTGCGCGGGTACGGCCGGAGCCCCGGCTGCGCCGCGCGTTCGCCGAGCTGACCGTCGCCAACGAACTCGACATCGTGGCCGCCACCCCGCTGTTCGACGAGTTCGAACGCGCGGCGCTGCACGACCGGTTCGTACGGTGGAGCGCGCTGCTCAGCCCGGCCGCGAACGCCGAGGTCGAACGCGTCCTCGGCTGA
- a CDS encoding LysR family transcriptional regulator has protein sequence MTLDDLRTFVAVCRHGNLTAVARELACTQSAVSQHVRRLERETGLDLLERLPRGVAPTEAGRILHAAAAEGLAGLDLALRRLRDLRDGRGGTVRIATGATTVRHFMTGAILEFRRRHPHTSLEFQTESSSRTCLAAVEAGGADLAWVTIGDPVRGIEQRPVAALRWMLAVRRGDPLAERAELRLGDLAGIHHIRLPETSTSRVRLDTHLAAHGIRPPATTGVADWDTAKLLAELGLGHAVVPDLPDPSRAADGPLRLIPITGLPPLTVGWAARRWQALAPAAREFADFVESSA, from the coding sequence ATGACGCTCGACGACCTGCGCACCTTCGTCGCGGTCTGCCGGCACGGCAACCTCACCGCGGTCGCGCGCGAACTCGCGTGCACGCAGTCCGCGGTCAGCCAACACGTCCGGCGGCTGGAGCGGGAGACCGGGCTCGACCTGCTCGAACGCCTGCCGCGCGGTGTGGCCCCCACCGAGGCCGGCCGTATCCTCCACGCCGCCGCCGCGGAGGGCCTGGCCGGGCTCGACCTGGCACTGCGCCGGCTGCGGGATCTGCGCGACGGCCGCGGCGGCACGGTCCGCATCGCGACGGGGGCCACGACCGTACGGCACTTCATGACCGGCGCGATCCTGGAGTTCCGGCGCCGCCACCCCCACACGTCGCTGGAGTTCCAGACCGAAAGCTCCAGCCGCACGTGCCTCGCCGCGGTCGAGGCCGGCGGCGCCGACCTCGCCTGGGTGACCATCGGCGACCCGGTGCGCGGCATCGAGCAGCGCCCGGTCGCGGCGCTGCGGTGGATGCTCGCGGTGCGGCGCGGCGACCCGCTCGCCGAACGCGCCGAACTGAGGCTCGGCGATCTCGCCGGCATCCACCACATCCGGCTGCCCGAGACGTCGACGTCCCGGGTGCGGCTCGACACGCACCTCGCCGCGCACGGCATACGCCCGCCCGCCACCACCGGCGTCGCCGACTGGGACACCGCCAAACTGCTGGCCGAACTCGGGCTCGGCCACGCCGTGGTGCCCGATCTGCCCGACCCGTCCCGGGCCGCCGACGGCCCGCTGCGGCTCATCCCCATCACCGGGCTGCCGCCGCTCACGGTCGGCTGGGCGGCGCGGCGGTGGCAGGCACTGGCCCCGGCGGCACGCGAGTTCGCCGACTTCGTAGAGTCCTCGGCATGA
- a CDS encoding GNAT family N-acetyltransferase, whose product MTTSPVLTISDDTAAARQLLFAYYNATAAEQGQPTWDSPDDLPDYFRADYDDPAAYYAAPGGYLVARLDGRVAGGVGFHFLGPDIEVKRLYVVPEARGARVARSLMRVLHQRAHAAGAARCILDVLPQRTAAIALYEKLGYRRIPPYHPAYEGVELDCFALDLAL is encoded by the coding sequence ATGACCACGTCGCCCGTGCTGACCATCTCCGACGACACCGCCGCCGCCCGGCAGTTGCTCTTCGCCTACTACAACGCGACCGCGGCCGAACAGGGACAGCCGACCTGGGACTCCCCCGACGACCTGCCCGACTACTTCCGGGCCGACTACGACGACCCCGCGGCCTACTACGCCGCCCCCGGCGGCTACCTCGTCGCCCGGCTCGACGGCCGGGTCGCGGGCGGCGTCGGATTCCACTTCCTCGGGCCCGACATCGAGGTCAAGCGGCTCTACGTGGTCCCCGAGGCGCGCGGCGCGCGGGTCGCCCGCTCGCTCATGCGCGTGCTGCACCAACGCGCCCACGCGGCGGGGGCGGCGCGCTGCATCCTGGACGTCCTGCCGCAGCGCACCGCGGCGATCGCGCTGTACGAGAAGCTCGGCTACCGGCGGATTCCGCCGTACCACCCCGCGTACGAGGGGGTGGAGCTGGACTGCTTCGCCCTCGACCTGGCGCTGTGA
- a CDS encoding VOC family protein, whose product MAKMIFVNLPVKDLDASKAFYKALGYTQNTQFSDETTASFEISDTIVVMLLTEEKFGQFSTRPVADTHATAGAIIALSAESREEADRLTETALSSGGRKAQEPMDMGFMYGRSFLDPDGHHWELVYMDPAALES is encoded by the coding sequence ATGGCCAAAATGATCTTCGTCAACCTTCCGGTGAAGGACCTCGACGCGTCCAAGGCGTTCTACAAGGCTCTCGGCTACACGCAGAACACGCAGTTCAGCGACGAGACCACGGCCAGCTTCGAGATCAGCGACACGATCGTCGTCATGCTGCTCACCGAGGAGAAGTTCGGGCAGTTCAGCACCCGGCCGGTCGCGGACACCCACGCCACCGCCGGGGCCATCATCGCCCTGAGCGCGGAAAGCCGCGAGGAGGCCGACCGCCTCACCGAGACCGCGCTCTCCTCCGGGGGCCGCAAGGCACAGGAACCGATGGACATGGGCTTCATGTACGGCCGCTCCTTCCTCGACCCGGACGGCCACCACTGGGAGCTGGTCTACATGGACCCGGCCGCTCTCGAAAGCTGA
- a CDS encoding SAM-dependent methyltransferase, translating into MSGSAFDRTPEQNALVEGWTPPEIDTSRAHSARMYDYYLGGKTNFPADRAAAERVLAAFPSLRVSARENRAFLMRLVRLLAGQGITQFLDIGTGIPIEGRNTHDAAQAVAPESRVVYVDNDPIVLAHARALLTSGASGATAYIDADVHTPESILDHPTLGTTLDVNRPVAVLMLALLHFLPDDHKPTEILARLTERLPSGSHLGLSHVTGDFDPVSWESIVNTYRESGIPGQVRSRAEFAALVPDGWEIVDPGVEILPHWRPDASTTEFPDPALVSAYALVARKL; encoded by the coding sequence ATGTCAGGTTCCGCATTCGACCGCACACCGGAGCAGAACGCCCTCGTCGAGGGCTGGACGCCACCGGAGATCGACACGTCACGCGCGCACAGCGCACGCATGTACGACTACTACCTCGGTGGCAAGACCAACTTCCCCGCCGACCGCGCCGCCGCCGAGCGGGTGCTCGCCGCCTTCCCCTCGCTCCGCGTCTCCGCGCGCGAGAACCGCGCGTTCCTGATGCGGCTCGTACGGCTGCTGGCGGGCCAGGGGATCACGCAGTTCCTGGACATCGGCACCGGCATACCGATCGAGGGGCGCAACACCCACGACGCGGCCCAGGCGGTCGCGCCGGAATCGCGCGTCGTCTACGTCGACAACGACCCGATCGTGCTCGCCCACGCCCGCGCGCTGCTGACGTCGGGCGCGTCCGGGGCCACCGCGTACATCGACGCGGACGTCCACACCCCGGAGTCGATCCTCGACCACCCCACGCTCGGCACGACACTCGACGTGAACCGGCCGGTGGCGGTGCTGATGCTCGCGCTCCTGCACTTCCTGCCGGACGACCACAAGCCCACCGAGATCCTGGCCCGGCTCACCGAGCGCCTGCCCTCCGGCAGCCACCTCGGACTCTCCCATGTCACCGGCGACTTCGACCCGGTCAGCTGGGAGAGCATCGTCAACACCTACCGGGAATCGGGTATCCCGGGCCAGGTCCGGTCCCGCGCGGAATTCGCCGCCCTCGTCCCCGACGGCTGGGAGATCGTCGACCCCGGCGTCGAAATCCTGCCCCACTGGCGCCCCGACGCCTCGACGACGGAATTCCCCGACCCGGCGCTCGTCTCCGCGTACGCGCTCGTGGCCCGCAAACTCTGA
- a CDS encoding iron-siderophore ABC transporter substrate-binding protein produces MPVQFTSVTRRRFTASVATAVLALTLGACGSKNDDSSSGTESPAAPAAAPGAYPVTIKSALGEATITKEPERVVTLGQGSTETAIALGRIPVGIEKYEWGSDSTGYLPWVHEAVTQSGGKLPEQFTGGEELDIEAIVELDPDVILAPWSGITQDQYNLLKDIAPTVAYPEKAWSTNWDEQIGIISQALGQPAKGQELIDGIKKQFADAASSRPAYKNVTFSYIYTNGPGTLGVFKPEEQRAAVVSALGLTVDPVVNTFPETEGTDSALIGLENADKLAASDVIFTFYSDDKTRREIEAQPLYASIRAVKNGAVVASDDNPFVTASSMINPLTVPWAIERYLPLIDAAVAKAGK; encoded by the coding sequence ATGCCTGTTCAGTTCACGAGCGTGACCCGGCGCCGGTTCACGGCATCGGTCGCGACCGCCGTGCTCGCGCTCACGCTGGGTGCCTGCGGATCGAAGAACGACGACAGTTCCTCCGGGACGGAGTCGCCGGCCGCCCCGGCCGCCGCGCCCGGCGCGTACCCCGTCACGATCAAGAGCGCGCTCGGCGAGGCGACGATCACCAAGGAGCCCGAGCGCGTCGTCACGCTCGGCCAGGGGTCGACCGAGACGGCGATCGCGCTGGGCCGGATACCGGTCGGCATCGAGAAGTACGAGTGGGGCAGCGACAGCACCGGCTACCTGCCGTGGGTGCACGAAGCGGTCACCCAGTCCGGCGGCAAGCTGCCCGAGCAGTTCACGGGCGGTGAAGAGCTCGACATCGAGGCGATCGTCGAGCTCGACCCGGACGTCATCCTCGCGCCGTGGTCGGGCATCACCCAGGACCAGTACAACCTGCTCAAGGACATCGCGCCCACGGTCGCGTACCCGGAGAAGGCCTGGAGCACGAACTGGGACGAGCAGATCGGGATCATCAGCCAGGCCCTCGGGCAGCCCGCCAAGGGCCAGGAGCTGATCGACGGCATCAAGAAGCAGTTCGCCGACGCCGCGAGCAGCCGGCCCGCCTACAAGAACGTCACGTTCTCGTACATCTACACGAACGGCCCCGGCACCCTCGGCGTCTTCAAGCCTGAGGAGCAGCGCGCCGCGGTGGTGTCGGCGCTCGGCCTCACGGTCGACCCCGTCGTCAACACCTTCCCGGAGACGGAAGGGACCGACTCGGCGCTGATCGGCCTGGAGAACGCCGACAAACTCGCCGCCAGCGACGTCATCTTCACGTTCTACAGCGATGACAAGACCCGCCGTGAGATCGAGGCGCAGCCGCTGTACGCCTCGATCCGGGCCGTCAAGAACGGCGCGGTCGTCGCGAGCGACGACAACCCGTTCGTCACCGCGTCGTCGATGATCAACCCGCTCACCGTGCCGTGGGCCATCGAACGCTACCTCCCGCTGATCGACGCGGCGGTCGCCAAGGCCGGCAAGTAG
- a CDS encoding FecCD family ABC transporter permease, which yields MTTASRVRPTGADTSRVGTGRILALLAGCLALLVAALFASVMFGSKTTSFGDVVDVLTGDGDPYLTTVVESRYPRTALGVLTGACLAVAGTLMQGVTRNPLAEPGILGINAGAAAGIVTGTAFAGATGSWATLWWAMPGALLTGVFVHVLGGGGAGSSPVRLVLAGAVLAAVLNAYIQAVALSKPKVFDSYRYWVVGALGGRGWDVFWSVVPFAAAGLCAAVLLAPGLNTLALGDESATSLGANPAVLRACGLATATVVSAAATAAVGPIAFVGLGVPHIVRALVGPDFRLQIGFAVLLGPTLMLLADVIGRVLLRPEELMVGVVTAFVGAPALLFAVRRMRGTA from the coding sequence ATGACCACCGCCAGTCGCGTGCGCCCGACCGGCGCCGACACCTCGCGTGTCGGCACCGGTCGGATTCTCGCGTTGCTCGCCGGATGCCTCGCGCTGCTGGTGGCCGCGCTGTTCGCCAGCGTCATGTTCGGCAGCAAGACGACGTCCTTCGGCGATGTCGTGGACGTGCTGACGGGTGACGGCGACCCGTACCTGACGACCGTCGTCGAGAGCCGGTACCCGCGTACCGCCCTCGGCGTCCTGACCGGTGCGTGCCTCGCGGTCGCCGGCACGCTCATGCAGGGGGTGACCCGCAACCCGCTCGCGGAGCCCGGGATCCTCGGCATCAACGCGGGCGCGGCGGCCGGCATCGTCACCGGTACCGCGTTCGCGGGCGCCACCGGCAGCTGGGCGACGCTGTGGTGGGCGATGCCCGGGGCGCTGCTCACCGGCGTATTCGTGCACGTGCTGGGCGGCGGCGGGGCGGGCTCCAGTCCGGTGCGCCTCGTGCTGGCCGGCGCCGTTCTGGCGGCGGTGCTCAACGCGTACATCCAGGCGGTCGCGCTCAGCAAGCCCAAGGTCTTCGACAGCTACCGCTACTGGGTCGTCGGCGCGCTCGGCGGGCGCGGCTGGGACGTCTTCTGGTCGGTCGTGCCGTTCGCCGCGGCCGGGCTGTGCGCGGCGGTGCTGCTCGCGCCCGGGCTCAACACGCTCGCGCTGGGCGACGAGTCCGCCACCTCGCTCGGCGCCAACCCGGCGGTGCTGCGCGCGTGCGGGCTCGCGACGGCGACCGTCGTGAGTGCCGCCGCCACCGCCGCGGTGGGCCCGATCGCCTTTGTGGGCCTGGGAGTTCCCCACATCGTCCGCGCCCTCGTGGGGCCGGACTTCCGCCTCCAGATCGGCTTCGCGGTCCTGCTCGGCCCCACGCTCATGCTGCTCGCGGACGTGATCGGGCGCGTCCTGCTGCGCCCCGAGGAACTGATGGTGGGCGTGGTCACGGCATTCGTGGGAGCCCCCGCCCTGCTGTTCGCGGTGCGCCGGATGCGGGGGACGGCATGA
- a CDS encoding FecCD family ABC transporter permease has translation MTAPDKIRAPRGYLRIGRAVALPVRGATVAAAVVILVLTAAVAVATLTMGRLGIPVRDLLPALFGDADGKEKFVLERLRGPRLVVCLGAGAAFGLSGALFQTATRNPLASPDVIGLSSGAGAGAAIFALFEPGGTPVWVGALLGATGAMAIVHLATGTGFRDPGRLVVAGIGVAAIGTAITQYVVYRVERDKSSALTSYVNGSVAARSWDDATTIGLVLLVVIVPAALLSRHLDVGEMGDEVARALGGSPERTRTFAVILAIVLSAGAVTVSGPIAFIALTAPQIARRVVRGSGPHLVLSALMGALLLSVADLAAQQLPYVEPLPVGIYTLAFGGAYLGYLLTREWRSGRL, from the coding sequence ATGACCGCTCCCGACAAGATCCGCGCCCCGCGCGGCTACCTGCGGATCGGCCGCGCCGTCGCGCTGCCGGTGCGCGGGGCGACCGTGGCCGCAGCGGTCGTCATCCTCGTGCTGACCGCCGCGGTGGCCGTCGCGACGCTGACCATGGGCCGGCTCGGCATCCCCGTGCGCGACCTCCTCCCGGCGCTCTTCGGCGACGCGGACGGGAAGGAGAAGTTCGTCCTCGAACGGCTGCGCGGGCCGCGGCTCGTGGTGTGCCTGGGCGCGGGCGCGGCGTTCGGCCTGTCCGGCGCGCTCTTCCAGACCGCCACCCGCAATCCGCTGGCGAGTCCGGACGTGATCGGCCTCAGCAGCGGCGCGGGGGCGGGCGCGGCGATCTTCGCGCTGTTCGAGCCCGGCGGCACGCCGGTGTGGGTGGGCGCCCTTCTCGGCGCGACCGGTGCGATGGCCATCGTCCACCTGGCGACCGGAACCGGCTTCCGCGACCCCGGGCGCCTGGTCGTCGCGGGGATCGGCGTCGCCGCGATCGGCACGGCGATCACGCAGTACGTCGTCTACCGGGTCGAACGCGACAAGTCGAGCGCGCTGACCTCGTACGTCAACGGCAGCGTCGCGGCCCGGTCCTGGGACGACGCGACCACCATCGGGCTGGTCCTGCTCGTCGTGATCGTTCCGGCCGCGCTTCTGTCCCGCCACCTGGACGTCGGGGAGATGGGCGACGAGGTCGCCCGGGCCCTCGGCGGCAGCCCCGAACGCACGCGGACCTTCGCCGTCATCCTGGCCATCGTGCTCTCCGCGGGCGCCGTCACCGTGTCCGGCCCGATCGCGTTCATCGCGCTGACCGCGCCGCAGATCGCCCGCCGCGTGGTGCGCGGCTCGGGTCCTCATCTGGTGCTCTCCGCGCTGATGGGGGCGCTGCTGCTGAGCGTCGCCGACCTGGCCGCCCAGCAACTGCCCTATGTCGAACCGCTGCCCGTCGGCATCTACACCCTCGCCTTCGGCGGCGCGTACCTCGGCTACCTGCTGACCCGCGAATGGAGGAGCGGACGCCTGTGA